A section of the Mycolicibacterium anyangense genome encodes:
- the dnaE gene encoding DNA polymerase III subunit alpha — protein MGNNDSFVHLHNHTEYSMLDGAAKITPMLLEAQRLEMPAIGMTDHGNMFGASEFYNAATKVGIKPIIGVEAYIAPGSRFDTRRILWGDPGQKSDDVSGSGSYTHMTMMAENATGLRNLFKLSSLASFEGQLGKWSRMDAEIIAEHAEGIIATTGCPSGEVQTRLRLGHEREALEAAAKWREIFGPENFFLELMDHGLSIERRVREGLLEVGRQLGIRPLATNDCHYVTRDASQNHEALLCIQTGKTLSDPNRFKFDGDGYYLKSAADMRAMWDAEVPGACDSTLLIAERVQSYADVWAPVDRMPIFPVPEGHDQGSWLRHEVDAGLRRRFPDQVPQEYLDRASYEIDVICGKGFPSYFLIVADLINYAKSIDIWVGPGRGSAAGSLVAYALGITNIDPIPHGLLFERFLNPERPSAPDIDIDFDDRRRGEMVRYAAEKWGSDRVAQVITFGTIKTKAALKDSARVHYGQPGFAIADRITKALPPPIMAKDIPLSGITDPNHERYKEAAEVRGLIDTDPDVRTIYETARGLEGLVRNAGVHACAVIMSSEPLIDAIPLWKRPQDGAVITGWDYPSCEAIGLLKMDFLGLRNLTIIGDCIQNIKANRGIDLDLDALTLDDPKAYELLGRGDTLGVFQLDGGPMRDLLRRMQPTEFNDIVAVLALYRPGPMGMNAHNDYADRKNGRQPIKPIHPELEEPLKEILSETYGLIVYQEQIMFIAQKVASYTMGKADALRKAMGKKKLEVLEAEYKGFYEGMTANGFSEKAVKALWDTILPFAGYAFNKSHAAGYGLVSYWTAYLKANYPAEYMAGLLTSVGDDKDKAAVYLADCRRLGITVLPPDVNESVQNFASVGNDIRFGLGAVRNVGANVVSSLVATRAEKGKYTDFSDYLNKIDIAACNKKVTESLIKAGAFDSLSHPRKGLFLVHTDAVDSVLGTKKAEAMGQFDLFGGGDTDSGMGESAFTIRVPDEEWDDKHKLALEREMLGLYVSGHPLNGVAHLLATQVDTQIPAILDGDVANDTQVRVGGILAGVNRRVNKNGMPWASAQLEDLTGGIEVMFFPQTYSMFGADIADDAVVLVGGKVRIQDDRISLIANELVVPDFSNAQVDRPLAVSLPTRQCTIDKVTALKQVLARHPGTSQVHLRLISGDRITTLELDQSLRVTPSSALMGDLKALLGPGCLGG, from the coding sequence ATGGGCAACAACGACTCCTTCGTGCACCTGCACAACCACACCGAGTACTCGATGCTCGACGGTGCGGCGAAGATCACGCCCATGCTCCTCGAGGCGCAGCGCCTGGAGATGCCCGCCATCGGCATGACCGACCACGGAAACATGTTCGGGGCCAGCGAGTTCTACAACGCGGCCACCAAGGTGGGGATCAAGCCGATCATCGGCGTCGAGGCCTACATCGCGCCCGGTTCGCGTTTCGACACCCGCCGCATCCTGTGGGGTGATCCCGGCCAGAAGAGCGACGACGTCTCGGGCAGCGGCTCCTACACCCACATGACGATGATGGCCGAGAATGCCACCGGCCTGCGCAACCTGTTCAAACTGTCCTCGCTGGCCTCGTTCGAGGGCCAGCTGGGCAAGTGGTCGCGGATGGATGCCGAGATCATCGCCGAGCACGCCGAGGGCATCATCGCCACCACCGGCTGCCCGTCCGGCGAGGTGCAGACCCGGCTACGGCTGGGCCACGAGCGCGAGGCGCTGGAGGCTGCGGCCAAGTGGCGGGAGATCTTCGGCCCGGAGAACTTCTTCCTCGAGCTGATGGACCACGGACTGTCCATCGAGCGCCGGGTGCGGGAGGGCCTGCTGGAGGTGGGCCGCCAACTGGGGATCCGGCCGCTGGCCACCAACGACTGCCACTACGTCACCCGCGACGCCTCCCAGAACCACGAGGCGCTGCTGTGCATCCAGACCGGCAAGACCCTGTCGGACCCGAACCGGTTCAAGTTCGACGGTGACGGCTACTACCTGAAGTCGGCCGCCGACATGCGGGCGATGTGGGACGCCGAGGTGCCCGGGGCGTGCGATTCGACGCTGCTGATCGCCGAGCGGGTGCAGTCCTACGCCGACGTGTGGGCCCCGGTGGACCGGATGCCGATCTTCCCGGTGCCCGAGGGCCACGACCAGGGGTCCTGGCTGCGTCACGAGGTCGACGCCGGGTTGCGGCGCCGCTTCCCCGACCAGGTGCCGCAGGAGTACCTCGACCGGGCGAGCTACGAGATCGACGTCATCTGCGGTAAGGGTTTCCCGTCCTACTTCCTGATCGTCGCGGACTTGATCAACTACGCGAAGTCCATCGACATCTGGGTCGGCCCGGGCCGTGGGTCGGCGGCCGGTTCGCTGGTCGCCTACGCGCTGGGTATCACCAATATCGACCCGATCCCGCACGGCCTGCTGTTCGAGCGCTTCCTCAACCCGGAGCGGCCGTCTGCCCCCGATATCGATATCGACTTCGACGACCGTCGCCGCGGTGAGATGGTGCGCTACGCCGCCGAGAAGTGGGGGAGCGACCGGGTTGCCCAGGTCATCACTTTTGGCACCATCAAAACCAAAGCGGCACTGAAGGATTCGGCGCGGGTGCACTACGGGCAGCCCGGCTTCGCCATCGCCGACCGGATCACCAAGGCGCTGCCCCCGCCGATCATGGCCAAGGACATCCCGCTGTCGGGGATCACCGACCCGAACCACGAGCGGTACAAGGAAGCTGCCGAGGTCCGCGGCCTGATCGACACCGACCCGGACGTGCGCACCATCTACGAGACTGCGCGCGGGCTGGAGGGGCTGGTCCGCAACGCCGGCGTGCATGCCTGTGCGGTCATCATGAGTTCCGAGCCGCTCATCGATGCCATCCCGCTGTGGAAACGCCCGCAGGACGGCGCCGTCATCACCGGCTGGGACTACCCGTCGTGTGAGGCCATCGGCCTGCTGAAGATGGACTTCCTGGGCCTGCGGAACCTGACGATCATCGGTGACTGCATCCAGAACATCAAGGCCAACCGCGGTATCGATCTCGACCTGGACGCCCTGACGCTGGATGACCCGAAGGCGTACGAACTCCTGGGCCGCGGTGACACGCTGGGCGTGTTCCAGCTCGACGGCGGCCCGATGCGCGACCTGCTGCGCCGCATGCAGCCCACCGAGTTCAACGACATCGTCGCGGTGCTGGCGCTCTACCGCCCCGGCCCGATGGGCATGAACGCCCACAACGACTACGCCGATCGCAAGAACGGCCGCCAGCCGATCAAGCCGATCCACCCTGAGCTCGAGGAGCCGCTCAAGGAGATCCTGTCCGAGACCTACGGCCTGATCGTCTACCAAGAGCAGATCATGTTCATCGCCCAGAAGGTGGCCTCCTACACCATGGGCAAGGCCGATGCGCTGCGAAAGGCCATGGGCAAGAAGAAGCTCGAGGTGCTCGAGGCCGAGTACAAGGGCTTCTATGAAGGCATGACCGCCAACGGCTTCTCCGAAAAAGCGGTGAAGGCCCTGTGGGACACCATCCTTCCGTTCGCGGGTTATGCGTTCAACAAGTCGCACGCCGCCGGCTACGGCCTGGTCTCGTACTGGACTGCCTACCTCAAGGCCAACTATCCCGCCGAGTACATGGCCGGTCTGCTCACCTCCGTTGGGGACGACAAGGACAAGGCCGCCGTTTACCTCGCCGACTGCCGACGCCTGGGCATCACGGTGCTGCCGCCCGACGTCAACGAGTCGGTGCAAAACTTCGCCTCGGTGGGCAACGACATCCGGTTCGGTCTGGGTGCGGTGCGCAACGTCGGCGCCAACGTGGTCAGTTCCCTGGTCGCCACCCGTGCCGAGAAGGGCAAGTACACCGACTTCTCGGACTACCTCAACAAGATCGACATTGCCGCCTGCAACAAGAAGGTCACCGAATCCCTCATCAAGGCAGGGGCTTTCGATTCGCTGAGTCATCCCCGCAAGGGCCTGTTCCTGGTGCACACCGACGCCGTGGACTCGGTGCTGGGCACCAAGAAGGCCGAGGCGATGGGCCAGTTCGACCTCTTCGGTGGCGGGGATACCGACAGCGGCATGGGGGAGTCGGCGTTCACCATCCGCGTTCCTGACGAGGAGTGGGACGACAAGCACAAGCTGGCACTCGAGCGCGAGATGTTGGGCCTGTACGTGTCCGGTCACCCGCTCAATGGGGTCGCGCACCTGCTGGCCACCCAGGTCGACACCCAGATCCCGGCCATTCTTGACGGTGACGTGGCCAACGACACGCAGGTTCGGGTCGGCGGGATCCTGGCCGGTGTGAACCGCCGGGTGAACAAGAACGGAATGCCCTGGGCCTCAGCGCAGCTGGAAGATCTCACCGGTGGTATCGAGGTGATGTTCTTCCCGCAGACGTACTCGATGTTCGGGGCCGATATCGCCGACGATGCCGTGGTTCTCGTCGGCGGCAAGGTGCGCATCCAGGATGACCGGATCTCGCTGATCGCCAATGAGCTTGTGGTTCCCGACTTTTCGAACGCCCAGGTGGACCGCCCGCTGGCGGTGAGTCTGCCCACTAGGCAGTGCACCATCGACAAGGTGACCGCGCTCAAGCAGGTGCTGGCCCGTCATCCCGGTACCTCACAGGTCCACCTGCGGCTGATCAGCGGTGACCGGATCACCACCCTGGAACTCGATCAATCGCTGCGGGTCACGCCGTCCTCGGCACTGATGGGTGACCTCAAGGCCCTGCTCGGCCCCGGCTGCCTGGGCGGCTAG
- a CDS encoding PPOX class F420-dependent oxidoreductase, with product METLNSSRYASLRSYRRDGTAVDTPIWFHLDGSALVFRTKRGPKTARLTANPDVELRVCDHKGRVPASAPVITGRASIMSGPDAERANAALHRRYGWHYNVVPLLRIPGITNVHAKLPLREKLRRARDRGIWPDSAIVRVDLEATG from the coding sequence ATGGAAACCCTGAACTCCAGCCGCTATGCATCACTGCGCAGCTACCGCCGCGACGGTACTGCCGTGGACACCCCGATCTGGTTCCATCTCGACGGCTCAGCCCTGGTGTTCCGCACCAAACGCGGACCCAAGACCGCCCGACTGACCGCCAACCCCGACGTCGAGCTGCGGGTCTGCGACCACAAGGGCCGGGTACCGGCGTCTGCGCCGGTCATCACCGGGCGGGCCAGCATCATGTCCGGACCAGATGCCGAACGCGCCAACGCCGCCCTGCACCGCCGCTACGGTTGGCATTACAACGTGGTGCCCCTGCTGAGAATCCCTGGCATCACCAACGTGCACGCGAAACTGCCACTGCGCGAGAAGCTTCGGCGGGCGCGGGACCGCGGGATCTGGCCCGACAGTGCGATCGTGCGAGTGGACCTGGAGGCGACCGGCTAG
- a CDS encoding MerR family transcriptional regulator gives MGTRLTIGEVARRADVAPTTLRYYEQIGLLPEPARVGGRRRYDPAVLARLGVIRLCKAAGFALEEISVLFGDDAPGRSASRALAQTKLAEIDTQLALLNEARQIIEWGMACTCPSIDACSCGIHRPVSSAH, from the coding sequence GTGGGCACCAGATTGACGATCGGCGAGGTGGCCCGGCGGGCCGACGTCGCCCCGACCACGTTGCGCTATTACGAACAGATCGGTCTGCTTCCCGAACCGGCCCGCGTCGGTGGCCGTCGCCGCTATGACCCCGCCGTGCTCGCCCGGCTCGGCGTCATCCGCCTGTGCAAGGCCGCCGGCTTCGCCCTCGAGGAGATCAGCGTGCTCTTCGGCGACGATGCGCCGGGCCGCTCGGCCAGCCGTGCCCTGGCGCAGACCAAACTAGCCGAGATCGACACCCAACTGGCCCTGCTCAATGAGGCCCGGCAGATCATCGAGTGGGGGATGGCCTGCACGTGTCCGTCCATTGACGCGTGTTCGTGCGGCATCCACCGGCCGGTCAGTTCAGCACATTGA
- a CDS encoding SRPBCC family protein — translation MDADTFGESRHISAWINRPAAEVYRFAADPANLPQWAAGLSEGELTRVGDTWVAQSPMGQVTVEFTPANDLGVLDHVVTLPSGEPVFNPLRVVPAGADWSEVVFTLRRRPQMSDDDFTKDAAAVMADLSALKRILER, via the coding sequence ATGGATGCTGACACCTTCGGTGAGTCTCGCCACATCAGTGCGTGGATCAATCGGCCGGCCGCCGAGGTCTACCGGTTCGCCGCCGATCCGGCGAACCTGCCGCAGTGGGCGGCCGGCTTGTCCGAGGGCGAACTGACCAGAGTCGGCGACACCTGGGTGGCGCAATCGCCGATGGGGCAGGTCACCGTGGAGTTCACCCCGGCCAACGATCTCGGTGTTCTCGATCATGTGGTGACGCTGCCGTCCGGTGAGCCGGTGTTCAATCCGCTGCGGGTGGTCCCGGCCGGGGCCGACTGGAGTGAGGTGGTCTTCACGCTGCGACGCCGGCCGCAGATGTCCGATGACGACTTCACCAAGGATGCGGCGGCGGTGATGGCGGACCTGTCGGCGCTGAAGCGGATTCTGGAACGCTAG
- a CDS encoding MFS transporter: protein MHTGEPRTLRQVALASYVGSAIEFYDFFIYGTAAALVFPTVFFPHLSHVLGIVASLGTFASAFVSRPIGAVVFGHFGDRIGRQRTLVATLMLMGISTVGVGLIPTAATIGIAAPLLLTFLRMLQGFAVGGEWAGSALLSGEYAPPHQRGRYGMFTQMGYGTALILANLVFLAVYLGFGQTSSAFLDWAWRIPFLLSAVLIATALVVRVSVKETPVFAESAATTHAEVPLAALIRDQGRHLILAAGAVTGVLALVYETGTFFTHYATAHLKYSTDFVLLVGVLGGVCTVALVVASAILSDTYGRRLPLTVAYLLAVPWSLVVFPLVESRNHALFVLAIVVTYAIIGIAMGPLASFIPETFAQRYRYTGAGLAHNIAGIVGGGIPPVISEYLLDNFGSRSIAAMLAGLALVSLVCVRLLKETAVLQDSRPSG from the coding sequence GTGCACACGGGGGAGCCGCGAACACTGCGGCAGGTAGCGCTGGCCAGCTACGTCGGTTCAGCCATCGAGTTCTACGACTTCTTCATCTACGGCACGGCCGCGGCCCTGGTGTTTCCCACCGTCTTCTTCCCCCATCTCAGCCATGTCCTCGGGATCGTGGCCTCGCTGGGAACCTTTGCGTCGGCGTTCGTCTCCCGGCCGATCGGTGCGGTGGTGTTCGGGCACTTCGGCGACCGGATCGGTCGGCAGCGGACGCTGGTCGCCACGCTGATGCTGATGGGGATCTCCACCGTGGGAGTGGGACTCATCCCGACCGCGGCCACGATCGGCATCGCCGCACCGCTGCTGCTGACCTTCCTGCGCATGCTGCAGGGGTTCGCGGTCGGGGGCGAGTGGGCCGGCTCGGCCCTCCTCAGCGGCGAATACGCCCCGCCGCACCAGCGCGGGCGCTACGGCATGTTCACCCAGATGGGCTACGGCACAGCCCTGATCCTGGCGAACCTGGTGTTCCTGGCGGTCTACCTCGGCTTCGGCCAGACCAGTTCGGCCTTCCTGGACTGGGCATGGCGCATTCCCTTTCTGCTCAGTGCCGTGCTCATCGCCACCGCACTTGTGGTGCGGGTGAGCGTCAAAGAGACTCCCGTGTTCGCCGAATCGGCCGCCACCACCCATGCCGAGGTACCGCTGGCAGCACTGATCCGCGATCAAGGGCGCCACCTCATCCTCGCGGCCGGCGCCGTGACCGGTGTGCTCGCGCTGGTCTACGAGACCGGCACCTTCTTCACCCATTACGCCACCGCGCACCTGAAGTACTCCACGGATTTCGTGCTCCTCGTCGGTGTACTCGGCGGCGTGTGCACCGTTGCCTTGGTAGTGGCATCGGCCATCCTCAGCGACACCTACGGCAGGCGACTGCCACTCACGGTGGCCTACCTGCTGGCCGTGCCATGGTCACTGGTCGTCTTCCCGTTGGTCGAAAGCCGCAACCACGCCCTGTTCGTGCTGGCCATCGTCGTCACCTACGCGATCATCGGGATCGCGATGGGACCGCTGGCGTCCTTCATCCCGGAGACTTTCGCCCAGCGGTACCGCTACACCGGCGCCGGTCTGGCACACAACATCGCCGGTATCGTCGGCGGCGGTATCCCCCCGGTGATCTCGGAGTACCTGCTCGACAACTTCGGCAGCCGGAGCATCGCGGCCATGCTCGCCGGACTCGCTCTGGTCAGCCTGGTGTGTGTCCGGCTCCTGAAAGAGACAGCGGTACTGCAGGACTCGCGGCCAAGCGGCTAG
- a CDS encoding MFS transporter, which yields MTADTVATQRHTGAHAAPRRIRPIAILAVVLVAALAINVETTIVNVALPTLNSSLNASTRGLQWIVDAYNLAFAALVLAGGTVGDTFGRRGTLIAGLVLFALSSVGAALCTTTGQLIAMRLVMGIASALIYPTTLAIITDTFRDPRKRAAAIGVWGAVTGLGVAIGPILGGALLEAFWWGSLFLALAPIALVAAAAAPFVIPGSARDRQARVDRGGLVLSVVMLGALVYTIIEAPERGWHSAATLVGFAVALTAAVGFTWWERRHPEPLIDVTLFTNLRFSAASGAVTVAFFALFGFIFIITQFMQLLQGNSPLETGVRILPVALSIAVGSVLGTQLAARRVGTKAVVVVGLTMMGAAFAWIAASDLGITYPTMAAQMVLLGGGLGLTSAPATDSIMGVVRPEQAGAGSAVNDATRQVGGTLGVAVIGSVFATLYIRHLSDNPLVAALPETARSTAQQGLAQGLAVAAQSPAPLRGPVRAAVDAAFLSGMQAGCLTAAGVCAAGALFALAVLPAHPSAGQTPGAS from the coding sequence ATGACCGCTGACACCGTCGCCACCCAGCGCCACACCGGTGCGCACGCCGCACCCCGTCGCATCCGGCCCATCGCCATCCTCGCCGTCGTCCTGGTCGCCGCGCTGGCCATCAACGTGGAGACCACGATCGTCAACGTGGCTCTGCCGACGCTCAATTCGTCACTGAACGCCTCGACCCGGGGGCTGCAGTGGATCGTCGACGCCTACAACCTGGCCTTCGCGGCACTCGTCTTGGCCGGGGGCACCGTTGGTGACACATTCGGCCGCCGTGGCACCCTGATCGCCGGTCTGGTGCTGTTCGCGCTCAGCAGCGTGGGCGCCGCGCTGTGCACCACCACCGGCCAGCTGATCGCCATGCGACTGGTCATGGGCATCGCCTCGGCCCTGATCTACCCCACGACGCTGGCCATCATCACCGACACGTTCCGCGATCCGCGCAAGAGAGCAGCCGCCATCGGTGTGTGGGGTGCCGTCACCGGTCTCGGCGTCGCCATCGGCCCGATCCTCGGTGGCGCACTGCTGGAAGCCTTCTGGTGGGGCAGCCTGTTCCTGGCGCTGGCCCCCATCGCCCTGGTCGCGGCCGCGGCCGCCCCGTTCGTGATTCCCGGCTCGGCACGCGACCGGCAAGCCCGGGTGGATCGGGGTGGCCTGGTGCTGTCGGTGGTGATGCTGGGCGCCCTGGTCTACACGATCATCGAAGCCCCGGAACGCGGATGGCACAGTGCCGCAACGCTGGTCGGATTCGCCGTCGCCCTGACGGCCGCGGTGGGCTTCACGTGGTGGGAACGCCGGCACCCAGAACCGCTGATCGACGTGACACTGTTCACCAACCTGCGCTTCAGCGCCGCCAGTGGCGCGGTGACCGTGGCGTTCTTCGCACTGTTCGGCTTCATCTTCATCATCACCCAGTTCATGCAGTTGCTGCAGGGCAACAGCCCGCTGGAGACCGGCGTCCGGATTCTGCCGGTAGCACTGTCGATCGCGGTCGGCTCGGTGCTCGGCACCCAGCTGGCGGCGCGACGCGTCGGCACCAAAGCCGTTGTCGTGGTGGGTCTGACGATGATGGGGGCGGCATTCGCCTGGATCGCCGCCAGCGACCTGGGCATCACCTATCCCACGATGGCCGCACAGATGGTGCTGCTCGGCGGCGGCCTCGGTCTGACCAGCGCGCCGGCGACCGACTCGATCATGGGGGTGGTGCGACCCGAGCAGGCCGGCGCCGGGTCGGCGGTCAACGACGCCACCCGACAGGTGGGCGGCACCCTGGGGGTGGCGGTGATCGGCAGCGTCTTCGCCACGCTCTACATCCGGCACCTGAGCGACAACCCGCTCGTCGCGGCCCTCCCCGAGACGGCACGCTCCACCGCGCAGCAGGGACTGGCCCAGGGCCTGGCGGTGGCCGCACAGTCACCGGCACCGCTGCGCGGACCGGTGCGCGCCGCCGTCGACGCCGCGTTCCTGTCCGGGATGCAGGCCGGCTGCCTGACCGCGGCCGGGGTCTGTGCCGCCGGCGCGCTGTTCGCGCTGGCCGTGCTGCCCGCCCATCCGAGCGCTGGACAAACGCCGGGCGCGTCATGA
- a CDS encoding TetR/AcrR family transcriptional regulator — protein MATASYHHGNLRQALLEHGVQLARAGGPDAVVLRDVQRLAGVSNSAAYRHYADRQALLAAVQTYGMGQLGDAMLEKLAAVPNRGSRERRALSRLRATGQAYIDFALTEPGLFRTAFAPGGPGAGADTVEPGRHPFQILSGCIDDLVSAGVLDASRRDGLAEAAWAAVHGVATLFLDGPLVAADPVRKQLIADRLLDVIGEGIR, from the coding sequence ATGGCGACCGCGTCCTATCACCACGGCAACCTTCGCCAGGCGCTGCTCGAGCACGGCGTGCAGTTGGCCCGCGCCGGCGGACCGGACGCCGTCGTCCTTCGCGACGTGCAGAGACTGGCCGGGGTGAGCAACTCGGCCGCCTATCGGCATTACGCCGATCGACAGGCGCTGCTGGCCGCGGTGCAGACCTACGGGATGGGCCAGCTCGGCGACGCCATGCTGGAAAAACTTGCCGCCGTGCCGAATCGGGGTTCCCGGGAGCGCCGGGCCTTGAGCCGGTTGCGGGCGACCGGCCAGGCCTATATCGACTTCGCCCTGACCGAACCCGGCCTGTTCCGCACGGCGTTCGCACCGGGCGGTCCGGGCGCGGGCGCCGATACCGTGGAACCCGGGCGTCATCCCTTCCAGATCCTCAGCGGCTGCATCGACGATCTGGTCAGCGCCGGCGTCCTGGACGCCAGCCGCCGCGACGGCCTGGCCGAAGCGGCCTGGGCGGCCGTGCACGGTGTCGCGACCCTGTTCCTGGACGGGCCGCTGGTCGCCGCCGACCCGGTGCGCAAGCAGCTGATCGCCGACCGTCTGCTGGACGTGATCGGCGAGGGCATCCGCTAG